In Meiothermus ruber DSM 1279, the following proteins share a genomic window:
- a CDS encoding tRNA (cytidine(34)-2'-O)-methyltransferase, giving the protein MFKVVLYQPEIPQNAGNIARTCAATGAELHLIRPLGFQWNSAKLRRAGLDYWPEVDYVLHDSWRAFLETLPPDGRIWAFSSKVSRLYTEVRYQPGDYLLFGPESRGLPSEVLERFPGVTIPMPGRGGRSLNLAVAVGVGLYEALRQVGWGFRAARNLGAT; this is encoded by the coding sequence ATGTTCAAGGTGGTGCTTTACCAACCCGAAATTCCCCAGAACGCCGGCAACATCGCCCGTACCTGCGCGGCCACCGGGGCCGAGCTGCACCTGATTCGCCCGCTGGGCTTCCAGTGGAACAGCGCCAAACTGCGGCGGGCCGGGCTGGATTACTGGCCCGAGGTAGATTACGTTTTGCACGACTCCTGGAGGGCTTTCCTGGAAACCCTGCCCCCGGATGGCCGGATCTGGGCCTTTAGCAGCAAGGTGTCACGGCTGTACACCGAGGTGCGCTACCAACCCGGCGATTACCTTTTGTTTGGGCCGGAAAGCCGCGGGCTCCCCAGCGAGGTATTAGAGCGCTTTCCCGGTGTGACCATTCCTATGCCGGGCAGGGGCGGGCGCTCGCTTAACCTGGCGGTGGCGGTGGGGGTGGGGCTGTACGAGGCGCTGAGGCAGGTAGGATGGGGCTTCCGGGCCGCCCGAAACCTTGGCGCTACTTAG
- a CDS encoding metal-sensitive transcriptional regulator, with translation MTTVPEAPPNLRFDVQDKTRIIHRLRRLEGQVRGLQKMVEEDRECREILTLLSGVKRALDSVGEEILEAYLARCQAGPGQPQPAQVIEVVRLLRK, from the coding sequence ATGACCACCGTCCCTGAAGCACCCCCGAATCTTCGCTTTGACGTGCAGGATAAAACCCGGATCATCCACCGGCTGCGCCGCCTGGAAGGTCAGGTGCGCGGTCTGCAAAAGATGGTGGAGGAAGACCGGGAATGCCGGGAAATCCTCACCCTCCTGAGCGGGGTTAAGCGTGCACTGGACTCGGTGGGGGAGGAGATCCTGGAGGCCTACCTGGCCCGCTGCCAGGCTGGCCCAGGGCAGCCCCAACCCGCCCAGGTGATCGAGGTGGTGCGGCTTTTGCGGAAGTAA
- a CDS encoding GGDEF domain-containing protein encodes MQRLIRLASERSKPITLALLDLDRFKQVNDTYGHPVGDKLLKQLAEVLRKASRSDDLAVRLGGEEFALVLFGADLEDAYRVLERIQSEVRALQISPIAWQLSISAGLAGGEIPPSMATVQRWLEQADQALYKAKQAGRDRIHPALISSQLAED; translated from the coding sequence ATGCAGCGCCTGATTCGCCTGGCGAGCGAGCGCAGCAAACCCATCACCCTGGCCCTGCTGGATCTCGACCGCTTCAAACAGGTCAACGACACCTACGGCCACCCGGTCGGCGACAAGCTGCTTAAACAGTTGGCCGAGGTATTGCGCAAGGCCAGCCGGAGCGACGACCTGGCGGTGCGATTGGGGGGAGAGGAGTTTGCGCTGGTGCTGTTCGGGGCCGACCTCGAGGACGCCTACCGGGTGCTGGAGCGCATCCAGAGCGAGGTGCGGGCCCTGCAGATCAGCCCCATCGCCTGGCAGCTAAGCATCTCGGCCGGTCTGGCCGGCGGCGAAATCCCCCCCTCGATGGCCACCGTGCAGCGCTGGCTCGAGCAAGCCGACCAGGCCCTCTACAAAGCAAAACAAGCGGGCCGCGACCGAATTCACCCTGCCCTGATCTCCAGTCAGCTTGCAGAAGATTAG
- a CDS encoding rhodanese-like domain-containing protein, protein MKAIASLVVFLVASAGLAQGFKVVTVDDLYRALPDPKTFVIDVRTPQEYARGHVPGAVNWPLQQIEQWWSKVPKDRVVYVKCNTQNRSRVAVQYLLSRGYRNLNLVTGGIQAWMARGYPTTR, encoded by the coding sequence ATGAAGGCCATAGCCAGCCTGGTGGTTTTTCTGGTGGCCTCCGCGGGGCTGGCCCAGGGCTTCAAGGTCGTAACCGTGGACGACCTCTACCGCGCGCTGCCCGATCCCAAAACCTTCGTTATTGATGTGCGCACCCCGCAGGAGTATGCCCGGGGGCACGTTCCCGGAGCGGTTAACTGGCCCCTGCAACAGATCGAGCAATGGTGGAGCAAAGTCCCCAAGGATCGGGTGGTCTACGTCAAGTGTAACACCCAGAACCGCAGCAGGGTTGCCGTGCAGTACCTGCTCTCCAGGGGGTATCGGAATCTGAACCTGGTTACCGGGGGCATTCAGGCCTGGATGGCCCGCGGGTATCCCACCACCCGATAA
- a CDS encoding [LysW]-lysine hydrolase produces the protein MNTGLSLDPVEFLKGALEIPSVSGQERAVAQYLAEGMRRLGFTKAWVDEADNARGQIGTGPVQVVLLGHIDTVPGEVPVRLEGQKLFGRGSVDAKGPFVTFILAAASLPPEVLQKLTIHLVGATEEEVPSSKGARYVVDKLKPDYVVIGEPSSWQGITLGYKGRLLVRVRREKDNFHSAHHEPNAAEELISYFVSIKAWAEAMNSGQGPFNQVQYNLRDFRIEHPDTRQLAEMKFDLRLPPRLSVEEAVRHLSAYAPPVLDLDFSGREVPYVGPKDTPLTRALRIGIRQAGGEPVFKYKTGTSDMNIVAPHWKVPMVAYGPGDSTLDHTPNEHLEIPEFLKAIEALRFALTRLAK, from the coding sequence GGAGCGCGCGGTAGCCCAATACCTGGCCGAGGGCATGCGAAGGTTGGGCTTTACCAAAGCCTGGGTGGACGAAGCCGACAACGCCCGCGGTCAGATTGGCACGGGGCCGGTGCAGGTGGTGCTTCTGGGTCACATCGACACCGTGCCCGGCGAGGTACCGGTGCGCCTCGAGGGCCAGAAGCTGTTTGGCCGCGGCTCGGTGGACGCCAAGGGGCCCTTCGTAACCTTCATTCTGGCTGCCGCCAGCCTCCCGCCGGAGGTCTTGCAGAAGCTCACCATCCACCTGGTGGGCGCCACCGAGGAAGAGGTGCCCAGCTCCAAGGGCGCCCGCTACGTGGTGGACAAGCTCAAGCCCGATTACGTGGTGATTGGGGAACCCTCGAGCTGGCAGGGCATCACCCTGGGCTACAAGGGCCGCCTGCTGGTACGGGTGCGCCGCGAGAAGGATAACTTCCACTCGGCTCACCACGAGCCCAACGCTGCCGAGGAGCTCATCAGCTACTTCGTGAGCATCAAGGCCTGGGCCGAGGCCATGAACAGCGGCCAGGGGCCCTTCAACCAGGTGCAGTACAACCTGCGCGACTTCCGCATTGAGCACCCCGACACCCGCCAGCTCGCCGAGATGAAGTTCGACCTGCGCCTCCCGCCCCGCCTCTCGGTCGAGGAGGCCGTCCGGCATCTTTCGGCCTACGCCCCGCCGGTTCTGGATCTCGACTTCTCCGGGCGCGAGGTGCCCTATGTGGGCCCCAAGGACACCCCCCTCACCCGCGCCCTGCGCATCGGCATCCGCCAGGCCGGGGGCGAGCCGGTGTTCAAGTACAAAACCGGTACCTCGGACATGAACATTGTGGCCCCGCACTGGAAGGTGCCGATGGTGGCCTACGGGCCGGGGGACTCCACCCTCGACCACACCCCCAACGAACACCTGGAAATCCCCGAGTTCCTGAAAGCCATCGAGGCGCTGCGCTTCGCACTCACCCGGCTGGCTAAGTAG